The Ignatzschineria rhizosphaerae genome contains a region encoding:
- a CDS encoding DUF2474 domain-containing protein translates to MNSHHPSRLKNLGWLVLLWCGGVGSLFILAYIIRIFMTMAGLKS, encoded by the coding sequence ATGAATAGTCATCATCCTTCAAGATTAAAAAATTTAGGCTGGTTAGTTTTATTGTGGTGCGGCGGTGTAGGGTCACTCTTTATTTTGGCGTATATCATTCGTATTTTCATGACCATGGCAGGCTTAAAAAGCTAA
- a CDS encoding lipoate--protein ligase has protein sequence MTTRLLISQSTNPLFNLAVEDAIFRSMDPAQKVLFLWRNDNTVVIGRGQNPWKECNTKKMEEDGITLARRSSGGGAVFHDLGNTNFTFMAGKPEYDKSISTNIILKALGLLGIDAESSGRNDLIVKVGDEIRKISGSAYRETLDRGFHHGTLLINVDFTKLGNYLNPDPKKLQAKGITSVRSRVANLQEFDVTLDHEKLCAAIQKVFFDQFGEAKTVELISEDNPPNIPGFSDQYEKQQSWEWNFGQALQFSHELSERFSWGGVEIHLDIIRGGLITKAKIFTDSLFVEPFEQLATRLIDCHYRPADLKAALEDVGKDFPDFNIPWQEFSRWFIAEIK, from the coding sequence ATGACGACACGTTTGTTAATTTCTCAAAGTACTAATCCTCTTTTTAATCTTGCGGTAGAAGATGCTATTTTTAGAAGTATGGATCCTGCTCAAAAAGTGCTATTTTTGTGGCGTAATGACAATACGGTTGTTATTGGTCGGGGGCAAAATCCTTGGAAAGAGTGCAATACCAAGAAGATGGAAGAAGATGGGATTACTTTAGCGCGTAGAAGTAGCGGCGGCGGCGCGGTATTTCATGATCTTGGGAATACAAATTTTACTTTTATGGCAGGAAAGCCTGAATATGATAAGTCGATATCGACTAATATTATTTTAAAAGCGCTTGGGCTCTTAGGTATTGATGCAGAAAGTTCAGGGCGTAATGATTTGATTGTGAAAGTTGGGGATGAGATTCGTAAAATATCAGGCTCTGCTTACCGCGAAACGCTTGATCGTGGATTTCATCATGGGACTTTACTGATCAATGTGGACTTTACCAAGCTTGGCAATTATCTCAACCCTGATCCTAAAAAGCTTCAAGCAAAAGGGATTACTTCTGTTCGCTCTCGGGTTGCAAATTTGCAAGAGTTTGATGTTACTTTAGATCATGAAAAGCTTTGCGCGGCGATTCAAAAGGTTTTCTTTGATCAATTTGGGGAAGCTAAAACAGTTGAGCTGATCTCAGAAGATAACCCGCCTAATATTCCAGGTTTTAGCGATCAATATGAGAAGCAGCAGAGTTGGGAGTGGAATTTTGGACAAGCGTTGCAGTTTAGTCACGAGCTATCAGAGCGCTTTTCATGGGGCGGTGTTGAAATTCATTTAGATATTATTCGAGGCGGCTTAATCACGAAGGCAAAGATCTTTACAGATAGCCTTTTTGTAGAGCCATTTGAGCAGCTAGCTACTAGATTGATAGATTGCCACTATCGCCCTGCAGATCTTAAGGCGGCATTAGAAGATGTGGGTAAAGATTTTCCCGATTTTAATATACCTTGGCAGGAATTTAGCCGTTGGTTTATTGCTGAAATTAAGTAG
- the cydB gene encoding cytochrome d ubiquinol oxidase subunit II: MAFDLSFIWAFVILIGVAVYIVADGFDLGVGILLPFVKQEAVKDEFIDSISPVWDGNETWLILGGAALMGAFPLAYAVILEAFTFPIVVMLFALILRGVAFEFRVHSPAGHKKIWTIAFVVGSYIAALMQGMMAGAFLEGFLIGTTAQGTHFFDGKDTDWISPFSLLTGVGLVIMFAVIGIFWGAMKGNDTLKNRVLSFKKPAIFALIIVLIAIMIAMLFSTKLMPLLVGARLYLVVGSMIIIGLVLLMLLGNSMSAGKGFLLTVFIMVCGMVGYTSLFFPYIIPPSITLEMAASASSSQMFGLVGTLIMLPIIIFYLSWTYFIFRGKVIAGEGY, translated from the coding sequence ATGGCATTTGATTTATCGTTTATCTGGGCTTTCGTCATCCTTATTGGCGTTGCAGTCTATATCGTAGCTGATGGTTTTGACTTAGGAGTAGGAATCTTGCTCCCCTTTGTAAAGCAAGAAGCTGTAAAAGATGAGTTTATTGATTCTATTTCCCCTGTTTGGGATGGCAATGAAACTTGGTTAATCCTGGGAGGAGCTGCTTTAATGGGGGCATTCCCATTAGCTTATGCGGTGATTTTAGAAGCATTTACCTTTCCTATTGTGGTGATGTTATTTGCACTTATTCTTCGCGGTGTTGCTTTTGAGTTTAGAGTCCATTCACCTGCTGGGCACAAAAAAATCTGGACGATTGCATTTGTTGTAGGATCTTACATTGCAGCCTTAATGCAAGGCATGATGGCAGGAGCCTTCTTAGAGGGATTCTTAATTGGTACAACGGCGCAAGGCACCCACTTCTTTGATGGTAAAGATACCGATTGGATTTCACCATTTTCACTCTTAACCGGTGTGGGTCTTGTCATTATGTTTGCCGTAATTGGGATCTTTTGGGGTGCAATGAAGGGTAATGATACGCTTAAAAATCGTGTTTTGAGTTTTAAAAAACCTGCTATTTTTGCCCTTATTATCGTCTTGATTGCCATTATGATTGCAATGCTATTTTCTACTAAGTTGATGCCATTATTAGTAGGAGCAAGACTCTATCTTGTGGTTGGATCAATGATAATTATTGGTTTGGTGCTTTTAATGCTTCTGGGTAATTCTATGAGTGCCGGCAAAGGCTTTTTATTAACAGTTTTTATAATGGTATGTGGCATGGTGGGTTATACCTCACTATTCTTCCCCTATATCATCCCACCAAGTATTACGCTAGAGATGGCAGCCTCCGCCTCATCTAGTCAGATGTTTGGCTTAGTGGGGACGCTGATCATGCTACCTATCATTATTTTTTACTTAAGTTGGACCTACTTTATCTTCCGTGGCAAAGTCATTGCCGGTGAAGGGTACTAA
- a CDS encoding nuclear transport factor 2 family protein — protein MKQYQSLLESTFQDLFNPVKDVDAIRPYFDKDYTQWVDGKMLDYDGFFRHVTALKEVIASAYIEFIEYIEDGDKVADIHDVFVTKKSGEKLHVRVMAFFTFKDQKIASVRELTQLLVGDEADQDIGSRLA, from the coding sequence ATGAAACAATATCAATCATTATTAGAAAGTACTTTTCAAGATCTGTTTAACCCAGTTAAAGATGTTGATGCTATTAGACCTTATTTTGATAAGGATTATACCCAGTGGGTAGATGGTAAGATGTTAGATTATGACGGATTTTTTCGGCATGTGACGGCATTAAAAGAGGTGATCGCCTCAGCTTATATCGAATTTATTGAGTATATTGAAGATGGAGATAAGGTGGCTGATATTCATGATGTGTTTGTCACTAAAAAAAGCGGGGAGAAGCTTCATGTCCGTGTTATGGCATTTTTCACATTTAAAGATCAAAAGATCGCCTCCGTACGAGAACTCACGCAGCTTCTCGTGGGAGATGAAGCAGATCAAGATATCGGGTCAAGATTAGCTTAA
- a CDS encoding cysteine ABC transporter substrate-binding protein translates to MKNLPKKLSTLLLGASLLLSANAMAQETDNSLQAVKDRGELRVAVFSDKPPFGYVDRAGKSQGYDIELAKELGKSLFGNEDKVTFVLTEAQNRINVLDANKVDITLANFTVTPARVEQVDFAEPYMKVAIGLVSPNGAPITDLSELNGKTIIVNKGTTAETYFAQHHPEVNLQKYDHNSEAFAALQDGRAVGLAHDNALLYAWANNNPNFTVSIQKIGPDDVIAPAVKKGNKELLDWVNAQILELQAQEFFHKAYDTAVKPFYGDNIDPDNIVIDASNR, encoded by the coding sequence ATGAAAAATTTACCCAAAAAACTCTCCACATTACTACTTGGCGCATCACTTTTATTGAGTGCAAATGCAATGGCTCAAGAGACTGATAATAGCTTACAAGCCGTTAAGGATCGCGGCGAACTACGTGTTGCTGTATTTAGTGATAAACCTCCATTTGGTTATGTTGACCGCGCAGGGAAAAGCCAAGGGTATGATATCGAGCTTGCCAAAGAGCTTGGTAAATCACTCTTTGGAAATGAAGATAAAGTCACATTTGTCTTAACAGAAGCGCAAAATCGCATTAATGTCTTAGATGCAAATAAAGTCGATATTACTCTTGCAAACTTTACGGTAACGCCGGCTCGTGTGGAACAGGTCGATTTCGCAGAGCCCTACATGAAAGTCGCCATTGGCCTTGTTTCCCCAAATGGTGCCCCGATTACAGATCTCTCTGAACTTAATGGAAAAACAATCATTGTTAATAAAGGGACAACTGCTGAAACCTATTTTGCCCAGCATCACCCTGAGGTTAATCTACAAAAATATGACCACAACTCAGAAGCTTTTGCGGCATTACAAGATGGCCGAGCAGTAGGCTTAGCACATGATAATGCGCTACTTTATGCATGGGCGAATAATAATCCTAACTTTACAGTATCCATTCAAAAAATCGGTCCTGATGATGTGATTGCGCCGGCTGTGAAAAAAGGCAATAAAGAACTTTTAGATTGGGTCAATGCCCAAATTTTAGAACTACAAGCGCAAGAGTTCTTCCATAAAGCCTACGACACTGCGGTAAAACCATTTTATGGTGACAATATTGATCCTGATAATATCGTGATTGATGCCAGCAATCGTTAA
- a CDS encoding MarR family transcriptional regulator — protein sequence MTKMAEEVYQSIVRLTHVQEAARAKKQEKLQNVLGDYSITQLHILATIASNDLVNNRLLTDELGVTKAAISKAIIKLLDHQLIRTYQLEENQKAIFYQLTDAGKVLNQTHFTLHQKAHRQYLQFLMQFEADQLHQVQDFMNQLIDHLKIND from the coding sequence ATGACAAAAATGGCAGAAGAAGTGTATCAATCAATTGTTCGATTAACGCATGTGCAAGAGGCAGCAAGGGCTAAAAAGCAAGAGAAACTACAAAATGTGCTAGGGGATTATTCGATAACTCAATTGCATATCTTGGCAACTATTGCATCTAATGATTTAGTGAATAACCGTTTATTAACAGATGAACTAGGGGTGACAAAAGCGGCGATTTCAAAAGCGATAATAAAGCTTTTAGATCATCAGTTAATCAGAACTTATCAGCTAGAAGAGAATCAAAAGGCAATCTTCTATCAGTTAACAGATGCCGGGAAGGTACTCAATCAAACCCATTTTACATTACACCAAAAAGCTCATAGACAATACTTACAATTTTTAATGCAATTTGAAGCGGATCAGTTACATCAGGTACAAGATTTTATGAATCAATTAATAGATCATCTGAAGATCAATGATTAG
- a CDS encoding amino acid ABC transporter ATP-binding protein, with product MNPLLNITALTKSFAEREILKGIDIAVNKGEVIVILGPSGCGKSTLLRCLNGLEKIDSGSIKFNNLELHQPKTNWTTIRSQIGMVFQSYDLFPNMTVLDNILLGPTKVQKRAKSQVIKEVDELLKRVGLLDRKNSYPRELSGGQKQRIAIVRALAMNPEIMLFDEVTASLDPEMVREVLEVIQELAKSGMTMVLVTHELNFARKVADRIIFMDQGHIVESSDPETFFTAPKTDRAKQFLTVFDF from the coding sequence ATGAACCCATTATTAAACATCACCGCCTTAACCAAATCATTTGCCGAGAGGGAGATCCTTAAAGGCATTGATATTGCCGTGAATAAAGGGGAAGTCATCGTAATTTTAGGCCCATCAGGATGTGGTAAATCTACATTACTGCGCTGCCTTAATGGATTGGAGAAAATTGATTCAGGCTCCATAAAATTTAATAACCTTGAACTTCATCAACCCAAAACTAACTGGACAACGATTCGAAGCCAAATCGGTATGGTGTTTCAAAGCTATGATCTTTTCCCCAATATGACCGTATTAGACAATATTTTATTAGGTCCTACTAAAGTACAAAAACGCGCAAAATCTCAAGTGATAAAAGAGGTCGATGAACTTCTTAAAAGAGTTGGGTTATTAGATCGTAAAAATAGTTACCCCCGAGAATTATCAGGAGGACAAAAGCAGCGTATAGCGATCGTTAGAGCGCTTGCAATGAATCCTGAGATTATGCTGTTTGATGAAGTCACCGCCTCTTTAGATCCTGAAATGGTGCGAGAAGTACTTGAGGTCATTCAAGAGCTTGCAAAAAGTGGCATGACGATGGTGCTTGTAACCCATGAGCTTAATTTTGCTCGTAAAGTTGCCGATAGAATTATTTTTATGGATCAAGGGCACATTGTTGAAAGTAGTGATCCTGAAACCTTTTTCACTGCCCCCAAAACAGATCGAGCTAAACAATTTTTAACGGTCTTTGATTTCTAA
- the mscS gene encoding small-conductance mechanosensitive channel MscS, with translation MNTKDVTDRVDQATGWLISNETLIMDYIVDFAVALLILFVGLLIAKWVSRGISRMLSLRKIDATISGFIAAMIRYTIIAFTLIAVLGQVGIQTTSIIAVLGAAGLAVGLALQGSLSNFAAGVLLVIFRPLKAGEYVKVGSIEGTVTHVEIFSTTLLSADGHTIIVPNSNIIKENIINISREPDRRTDLIIGVAYDSQIEIVKKILNDIVANESRILQEKGITIRLNEMGASSLNYIVRYWTKNGDATTVRWELLEQIKNALDQNNIAIPFPQMEVYLHPQADTTKL, from the coding sequence ATGAATACAAAAGATGTCACAGACAGAGTCGATCAAGCAACTGGTTGGCTCATCAGCAATGAAACTTTAATTATGGACTATATTGTTGATTTTGCAGTTGCACTTTTAATCCTTTTTGTAGGATTACTCATTGCAAAGTGGGTCTCTCGCGGCATTAGTCGAATGCTCTCTCTTCGTAAGATAGATGCAACCATTAGTGGTTTTATTGCCGCTATGATTCGTTATACCATTATCGCCTTTACACTTATTGCGGTATTAGGCCAAGTTGGTATTCAAACAACATCTATTATCGCCGTATTAGGGGCTGCGGGGTTAGCTGTCGGCTTGGCCTTACAAGGCTCTTTATCTAACTTTGCAGCAGGTGTTTTACTCGTTATTTTCCGCCCATTAAAAGCTGGTGAATATGTAAAGGTTGGTTCTATTGAAGGGACGGTTACACATGTCGAGATCTTCTCCACGACCTTACTTTCTGCTGATGGTCACACCATTATCGTTCCTAATAGTAATATTATTAAAGAGAATATTATTAATATTAGCCGAGAACCCGATCGCCGTACAGATCTCATTATTGGCGTTGCTTATGACTCTCAAATTGAAATTGTGAAAAAAATATTAAATGATATTGTGGCAAATGAATCACGTATCTTACAAGAGAAAGGAATCACAATTCGTTTAAATGAGATGGGTGCATCATCTCTTAACTATATTGTGCGTTACTGGACTAAAAATGGGGATGCCACCACTGTTCGTTGGGAATTGTTAGAGCAAATTAAAAATGCCCTAGACCAAAATAACATTGCGATTCCCTTCCCACAAATGGAGGTCTATCTTCATCCACAAGCTGACACCACAAAGCTTTAA
- a CDS encoding tetratricopeptide repeat protein has translation MRFLLVIFFFLNVAFSNMSISELEVLADKGSVNAQGILATMHYWGKGVPQNYSQAKKYYELAAQQGHATAQYNLGVMYNYGEGIAQDYAKAREYYELSAQQGYSKAQYNLGVLYDRGEGVKQDFVKAREYYELAAEQGHVAAQYNLGVSYNRGEGVGQDYVKAKEYYELAAQQGYAPAQHNLGVLYDKGEGVAQDFLKARECYELAAKQGHTGAQYNLAHMYLKGDGGEKNLMISKEYFRQACDGGSQKGCDDYKRLNKSEE, from the coding sequence ATGAGATTTCTTTTAGTAATATTTTTCTTTTTAAATGTCGCATTTTCTAATATGAGTATCTCAGAACTTGAAGTTTTGGCGGATAAGGGATCAGTGAATGCTCAAGGTATTTTAGCAACGATGCATTATTGGGGAAAAGGTGTCCCCCAAAACTACTCTCAAGCTAAAAAATATTATGAATTAGCCGCCCAGCAAGGACACGCCACAGCTCAATATAATTTAGGTGTTATGTATAATTATGGGGAAGGCATCGCGCAAGATTACGCTAAAGCTAGGGAGTATTATGAGCTATCGGCACAGCAAGGATACTCTAAAGCTCAATATAATTTAGGAGTTTTATATGATAGGGGCGAGGGAGTAAAACAAGATTTTGTGAAAGCTAGAGAATATTATGAGTTAGCTGCAGAGCAGGGCCATGTCGCAGCACAATACAATTTAGGAGTTTCATATAATAGAGGCGAGGGGGTAGGGCAAGATTACGTTAAAGCTAAAGAGTATTATGAGTTAGCAGCACAACAAGGATATGCACCAGCGCAGCATAATTTAGGTGTTTTGTATGATAAGGGCGAGGGAGTAGCGCAAGATTTTCTAAAGGCGAGAGAGTGCTATGAGCTAGCAGCAAAGCAAGGACATACAGGTGCGCAATATAATTTAGCGCATATGTATTTAAAGGGCGATGGCGGCGAGAAAAATTTAATGATATCTAAAGAGTATTTTAGACAAGCTTGCGATGGTGGGAGTCAAAAAGGGTGTGATGACTATAAAAGGTTAAATAAATCTGAAGAGTAA
- a CDS encoding YceI family protein has product MKKLLLATAMLGLFSSTIAAEYKLDPSHTNARFNIDHFQTSTNHGGFYGIDGVVQFDAQAKTGALDITIKTNTLNTGSKDFDGHMSSSDLLNVESFPEINFKSTKWVFDGNKPTEITGELTMMGKTHPVTLTATKFNCYENPMFNAEVCGGDFTTTIDRTLWGIDFLVDAGIPKEVELKIQVEAVKQ; this is encoded by the coding sequence ATGAAAAAATTACTATTAGCCACTGCAATGCTTGGCCTGTTCTCAAGTACGATAGCTGCAGAATATAAGCTTGACCCATCTCATACTAATGCTCGCTTTAATATTGACCATTTTCAAACCTCAACTAATCATGGTGGTTTTTACGGCATTGATGGTGTAGTACAATTTGATGCACAAGCAAAAACAGGCGCATTAGATATCACCATTAAAACGAATACTTTAAACACAGGTAGTAAAGATTTTGATGGCCACATGAGCAGTAGCGACCTTTTAAATGTAGAGAGTTTTCCTGAAATTAACTTTAAATCTACAAAATGGGTTTTTGATGGCAATAAACCTACTGAAATTACAGGTGAATTGACAATGATGGGAAAAACACATCCTGTCACTTTAACTGCTACAAAATTTAACTGCTATGAAAATCCCATGTTTAATGCAGAAGTTTGTGGCGGTGATTTTACCACCACTATTGATCGTACCCTTTGGGGAATCGACTTCTTAGTTGATGCCGGCATTCCTAAAGAGGTAGAGCTTAAAATTCAAGTAGAAGCTGTTAAGCAATAA
- a CDS encoding 5'-nucleotidase C-terminal domain-containing protein: MTGNRPLQNYLTLLGNDSVTELLNTSQLYYLQQFVGVQEKCLSSVCPAFNLYIDDELGNYPLNEIVRNIQDTIYPAELVALELSGKDLRIWLEMMASIYQKPQKGRDTFLQKEALTFLFYPIAGLEYEIEIDHEALYDQFGNIRLDHSGLGRIGTIYYDGNPITDDEQFTLITNCYAPFLKRAQWQGNHFIKIGNVTNLKVLDFYVKALDEALDRAVEAYPLSLFNAIKIRWNWHLTSHSQQHLFLPTSQKILKIPKIFARNYTFIKQQDEPLGFELGIYPQKI, translated from the coding sequence ATGACAGGAAATAGGCCGCTACAGAATTATTTAACCCTGTTAGGTAATGATTCAGTCACTGAATTATTAAATACTTCTCAGCTCTATTATCTTCAGCAATTTGTTGGCGTGCAGGAGAAGTGTCTCTCTTCTGTTTGTCCTGCATTTAATCTCTATATAGATGATGAATTAGGAAATTATCCTTTAAACGAGATCGTGCGCAACATTCAAGATACCATCTATCCTGCTGAGCTTGTGGCTTTAGAGCTTAGTGGGAAAGATCTGCGTATATGGCTTGAGATGATGGCGAGTATTTATCAAAAGCCGCAAAAAGGACGGGATACTTTTTTGCAAAAAGAGGCCCTTACCTTTCTTTTTTACCCTATTGCCGGTCTTGAGTATGAGATTGAGATAGATCACGAAGCCTTATATGATCAGTTTGGCAATATAAGGCTTGATCACTCAGGATTAGGGCGGATAGGAACAATCTATTACGACGGCAACCCGATTACAGATGATGAGCAATTTACCTTAATAACCAATTGTTATGCACCATTTTTAAAGCGGGCACAATGGCAAGGAAATCATTTTATTAAAATAGGTAATGTGACGAACCTTAAGGTGCTAGACTTTTATGTTAAAGCCCTTGATGAAGCATTAGATAGAGCAGTAGAGGCTTACCCTTTATCTTTATTCAATGCGATTAAGATTCGTTGGAATTGGCATTTAACATCTCACAGCCAGCAGCATCTATTTTTGCCGACTTCACAAAAAATATTAAAAATCCCGAAGATTTTTGCCAGAAATTATACTTTTATTAAGCAGCAAGATGAACCTTTAGGATTTGAGCTCGGTATTTACCCGCAGAAAATATAG
- a CDS encoding amino acid ABC transporter permease produces MQNLGLDILDWISIERLLSGLYFTLEVALISIIMTLFWGTIFGIIRTSNRLLVRVPFRLYLEVVRILPTLVLLYLLYYILPAIININISGRVVGILAFSFWGIAEMSDIVRGSILSLPKHQRESALAIGLNQFQLFRYVLLPQALKMAIPPALNLSARIIMTTSLLVLIGVQDIIKVGKEIIEYAAMMNNPMAPFWIYGLILLIFFMICYPLSKLASRLTRKH; encoded by the coding sequence ATGCAGAATTTGGGGCTTGATATCTTAGATTGGATATCAATTGAAAGACTACTCAGCGGACTTTATTTCACCTTAGAAGTAGCACTAATTTCCATTATCATGACGCTTTTTTGGGGGACTATTTTTGGAATTATTCGTACCTCAAATCGCTTACTTGTACGAGTTCCCTTTCGTCTTTACCTAGAAGTCGTTCGGATCTTACCAACGCTTGTATTGCTCTACCTTCTTTACTATATTTTGCCGGCAATCATAAATATTAATATTAGTGGAAGAGTTGTCGGTATCCTTGCGTTTAGCTTCTGGGGCATTGCCGAGATGAGCGATATTGTCAGAGGGAGCATCCTCTCTCTGCCTAAGCATCAACGAGAGTCCGCACTTGCTATTGGTCTTAACCAGTTTCAACTATTTCGTTATGTCTTACTCCCTCAGGCGCTTAAAATGGCGATACCACCTGCCCTTAATCTCTCGGCCCGAATTATTATGACGACCTCCCTGCTCGTCTTAATTGGGGTGCAAGATATTATTAAAGTGGGAAAAGAGATTATTGAATATGCTGCGATGATGAATAACCCGATGGCACCATTTTGGATCTATGGACTTATTCTTCTAATCTTTTTTATGATCTGTTATCCCCTCTCAAAGCTTGCCAGCCGGCTTACTAGAAAGCATTAA
- a CDS encoding pirin family protein has product MKTLMGIYQAPGAHWVGDGFNVRSLFTYNNHGRLLNPFILLDRAGPNEFKPTTYKRGVGEHPHRGFETVTIVYKGEVAHHDSTGEGGVIGPGDVQWMTAASGILHEEYHSQDFAEKGGVFDMVQLWVNLPAKDKMSQPGYQHITSNTIPTVKLGADIGEMRVIAGDYEGNIGPAKTFTPLDVWDFHLKANAKITIPVKHNRRVGLIVLHGELQLDNGSQLYEAELAIFDKSGETLEITANKDSVILFLSGDEIEEPIFGHGPFVMNTREEIMQASVDYMQGRFGKMPS; this is encoded by the coding sequence ATGAAAACACTGATGGGAATCTATCAAGCGCCAGGGGCACATTGGGTTGGCGATGGTTTTAATGTTCGTTCTCTCTTTACCTATAATAATCATGGTCGTCTTTTAAATCCCTTTATTCTTTTAGACCGCGCAGGTCCTAATGAGTTTAAACCTACAACTTATAAAAGAGGTGTCGGAGAGCATCCCCATAGAGGGTTTGAAACGGTCACGATTGTTTATAAAGGGGAGGTGGCTCATCATGATTCTACGGGCGAAGGCGGTGTTATTGGCCCTGGAGATGTTCAGTGGATGACGGCTGCATCGGGTATTTTGCACGAAGAGTACCATTCTCAAGACTTTGCAGAAAAAGGTGGGGTATTTGATATGGTGCAACTGTGGGTAAACTTACCGGCAAAAGATAAGATGAGTCAACCGGGATATCAGCACATTACGAGTAATACAATCCCGACTGTGAAGCTTGGGGCTGATATTGGTGAAATGCGAGTGATTGCCGGAGATTATGAAGGAAATATAGGGCCTGCAAAGACCTTTACACCACTTGATGTCTGGGATTTTCATTTAAAAGCCAATGCGAAAATTACTATTCCTGTAAAGCATAATCGCCGAGTGGGATTGATAGTGCTTCATGGTGAATTACAACTTGATAATGGCAGTCAGCTATATGAAGCAGAGCTAGCGATTTTTGATAAATCAGGAGAGACCCTTGAAATAACAGCGAATAAAGATTCGGTGATCTTATTTTTAAGTGGTGATGAGATCGAAGAGCCTATTTTTGGTCATGGACCTTTCGTGATGAATACAAGAGAGGAGATCATGCAGGCTTCTGTCGACTATATGCAAGGTCGGTTTGGTAAAATGCCGAGCTAG
- a CDS encoding amino acid ABC transporter permease encodes MSYLQEVYPLLQSAFWLTLKISFWGILNAFILGMVMSIIIFYRIPILSQIFNGFVAFFRNTPLLLHLFFLYFGFPRAFGIVMSFETTALIGLSLLGSAYMAEAFKSGIQRIASSQLDSGKAIGLNPFQLARYIIVPQAFTYSVPAIGANCIFLFKETSVFTAIAGTDITTVVINLISNNGHTNENLLFLVIAYAIVIIPFTIALTFIERRARYAEFGA; translated from the coding sequence ATGAGTTACCTACAAGAAGTCTATCCCTTGCTCCAAAGTGCTTTTTGGCTCACGCTAAAAATTTCCTTTTGGGGAATTTTAAATGCCTTTATCCTAGGCATGGTGATGAGTATTATAATTTTTTATCGGATACCTATTTTAAGCCAGATCTTTAATGGCTTTGTCGCATTTTTTAGAAATACGCCCTTATTACTGCACCTCTTCTTCTTATATTTTGGTTTTCCAAGAGCCTTTGGCATTGTTATGAGTTTTGAAACTACTGCACTCATTGGTTTATCTCTCTTAGGAAGCGCTTATATGGCCGAGGCTTTTAAAAGTGGCATTCAGCGAATTGCTAGCTCCCAGCTTGATTCTGGAAAAGCGATTGGATTAAATCCCTTCCAGCTAGCAAGATATATCATTGTGCCGCAAGCCTTCACCTACAGCGTTCCAGCGATTGGAGCAAACTGCATCTTCCTTTTTAAGGAAACCTCTGTATTTACCGCAATTGCCGGCACTGATATCACCACGGTTGTTATCAATCTCATTAGTAATAATGGTCACACCAATGAAAACCTCCTCTTTTTAGTGATCGCTTACGCCATAGTCATTATTCCTTTTACGATAGCTTTAACATTCATTGAAAGGAGAGCACGCTATGCAGAATTTGGGGCTTGA